GACCGCCGCGAAGACCCTCGGCACGATCCCCTCCCGCGCCATGCCGTACACCAGCCGTGAGGCCATCAGCATGTTGATCAGCGCGGTGTTGCCCACCGCGAGCAGCGCGATCAGCGCGAACAGCTTGGGCGGGAAGGCCAGGCCCGCGACCTTGACGACCTCCAGGAGCGGGCCGGTCGAGCTCTTCAGCGTCTCGGTGTCCACCAGCATGGTCGCGGTGAACGCGACCGCCATGTAGATCACCGCGGCCACGGCCAGGCCGCCGAAGAGCGCGCGGGGGTAGTCGCGCTGCGGATCCTTGGACTCCTCGGCCAGGTTGACCGAGTCCTCGAAGCCGAGCAGCGCGTAGAAGGCGAGGGCCGTGCCGCCGAGGACGCCGAGGAACGCGCCGTTGGCAGGGTGGAACGAAAGGGCCCTGGCGGGCTCGCCCCCGCCGGACAGCAGCGCGTAGATCCCGATCGCGATGACGACCAGCAGGCCGAACGCCTCGATGACGGTCAGGACGACGTTGACCTTGATGGACTCGGAGATCCCGGCGAAGTTCACCAGCGCCACGACGCCGAGGAAGATGAACGCGCCCACGACGACCGGCAGCGTGACGAACTCGCCGAGGTAGTCACCGCCGAACGCCCGGGCCGCGGCGCTCGCCGAGGTGATGCCGCTCATCAGTACGGCGAAAGCCACAATAAAGGTTACAAAAGGGATGTTGAACGCTTTATTCGCATAGAGCGCGGCTCCTGCAGCTTGCGGATATTTCCCGACAAGTTCGGCATAGGCCGACGCCGTCAGCGCGGCCAGCACGAAAGCGACGAGGAACGGCACCCACAGGGCCCCGCCGACGTATCCGGCCACCTTCCCGACCAGGGCATATATCCCCGCACCGAGGATGTCTCCTATCACGAACAGCAGGAGAACCCTGCGTCCGATCACCCGCTTGAGCGAGTGCTGGACGGGACCAGGACCAACGATCGCCTCAGCCATACACCCCTCTTACCCAACGCGCATCAGAAATCACCCTGAGTAACAGGAATCTCTTTCTGTAAGCGCAATGAAAGTGATCCGCAAGGGTGAGTGCCTACCGTCTGATCTGTCATGAAATGCAATGAAAGGCAGAAATGCTCACCGCTCTCACCTCCCGCCGTATCGCCGTCGCCGCCGCGGGGGTCGCTCTCCTGTCGATGACCGCCGCCTGTGGCGGGTCCGGTAACGCCGCGCTCTGCACCGAGGCGCAGCAGCTCATCACGAGCTACACCTCGTCCATGGCCTCCAACGTCGGAGACCTGGAGAAGTTCAACCAGTCCAACCAGAAGCTCGGCGATGACCTGAAGGCACTGGCGGCCAAGTCTGACGGCGACGCGGCCTCCGCGATGAACGACGTCGCCGCCTCCATGAGCGGTCTGAAGATCGACGCCAAGGACCCGGCCGCGGCCGCCGCGGCGCTGCCGGAGTTCAGCAAGAAGCTGACCGAGGCCGGCGTCAAGCTCCAGACCGCCTGCTCCTAGCGGAGCCCGTGCCCCCGGGAACGGGAGGCACCTCCCCGGTACGGCCGCCGCTCCGCCTGCGGGGGGCAGCGCGGCGCGGCGGCCGTACCGGCTGCACGGCCCGGGACGGCCGGAGTCAGCCCCGGCCCGTGCGGGCCTGCCGGTAGCACTGCTCGAAGCCCTCCAGCACCATCGGCCACGAGCTGCGGACCGGCTCCGTCTCCCGGTTGTGCGCCGCGATCGACTCGCGCAGCTCACGGTCCCCGGCCAGCCTGGCCACCGACGCGACCAGGTCCTCGAAACTCCGCCCGAGCAGCCCCTCCTTACCCGGACGGACGAAGTCGGCCACCCCGCTCTGGGCCCGCGCGACCACCGGGACACCCGCCGCCCTGGCTTCCAGCGCCGCCAGGCCGAAGGACTCGCGGGGCGCCGGGGCGACGAACACGTCGGCGGAGAAGAGCAGCTCGCGGATCTGGTCCCGGCTGTAGCGGCCGGGCAGCGAGACCCAGCCGCCCATCCCGTTGGCCCGCAGGTAGCGCTCCATCTGTGAGCGCGCCGGGCCGTCCCCCACGATGGTGGCCCGCATCGGCGTCTCCTGCGGCACCCGGGCGCGGGCCTCCTTCAGCAGCCTGAGCAGCCGGACGGGCTGCTTGCGGGGGGCCAGCCGTCCCACCGCGACGACGTGAACGGCCTTGTCGTCGGGCTCGCGCCGTACGACGGCCGAGGAACGCCAGCCGGAGACGTCGAGGCCGTTGGAGACCACGTTCACCGGCACCTTGCGCCCGGCCACCCCCCGGATCGGCAGGGCCGCGGCCTCGCTCACCGCCGTGCCCACCAGCCCCCAGCGGTGCCACTCGAACAGCATCCGCAGTCCCCGGTAGAGCGCCCGGGTGACCGGATCCCACATGCTGTGCACGGTCACGACCACGGGCAGGCCCAGCCGTACGGCCGCGCGGACGCCCATCCAGGCGAACGGCGAGACCGCGCCCGTGTGCACGTGCACCACATCGGGGTGCCGTGCCCTCATCAACCGCAGCAGGTGCCCCACCCCAAACGGATGAACGGGCAGATCAAAGGGGAGCTTGGCGACGATACGGTATACACCGGACAGGGGTTCTCCGGGGGTCGCGGTCGCCACCTCGACCTCGTGACCCGCCTCCCTCTGCATCCGGACCAGATCGCCGACCTGCACCTCGATCCCGCCGAGACGCGGCAGGTAACAGTCACTGACGTGGAGGATCCTCACCGTGCCAGCGTAGCCCCGCGTGAGATCATGCCTGCGTGCCCGCCAGGGCGGACCCCCGATGACACCGAACGGAGTGAACCGCGATCGACACCGTCAGGACAGCCGTGTTCTTCCATGCCCATCCCGATGACGAGGCCCTGCTGACCGCGGGCACCATGGCGATGCTCGCCGCCGAAGGTCACCGGGTGGTCCTCGTCGTGGCGACCTCCGGCGAGCGCGGCCAGGCCGACCTCGCACCCGGCGAGGCGCTGGCCGCCGCGCGCATCGCCGAACTCTACAAGTCTGCGGCGGCGCTCGGCTGCGCCCGGGTGGTCAACCTCGGCTACGGCGACTCCGGGCTGGCCCCCGGCGGGGGGATCGCCGACGACCGGCCGGACAACGCGTTCATCGACGCCGACGCCGAGGAGGCCGCCCGGCGGCTCGCCGCCGTCCTCACCGAGGAGGACGCCGACCTGCTGACGACCTATGATCCCGCCGGAGGTTACGGCCACCCCGACCACGTCCAGGTGCACAGGGTCGGCGGCCGGGCCGCCGAGATCGCCGGCACCCCGATCGTGCTGGAGGCCACAGTCAACCGCGACCCCCTGCTCAAGGGGCTCCGGCTGGTCCGCAGGTTCTACCCCCAGCTCGACATCCGCTCCTTCGAGCAGGCCTACTCCCCCGGCGAGGTGATCACCCACCGGGTCGGCGTGCGGCGGTTCGCCCGCCAGAAGCGGGCCAGCATGGCCGCCCACGCGTCCCAGGCCACCGGCGCGGACACCCGCACGCTCGGTGTCATGCTCAAGATCCCGCACCCCCTCTACCGCCTCGTCTTCGGCACCGAGTGGTACGTCCGGCGCGGACTGCCGACCGGCACGAGGCTGCGGCATCCCTTCGAAGTTCCTTCCAAAGGATGAGCCGCCAACCGGCAGACTGGTGTGAGGGGGTTACATGAAGAACAGATGGGTCCAGGTCGGGCTGTCGGTCGTGTCGCTGGCACTGGCCGCCACGCTCGTGCGCTTCCTGCCGCAGATCGTGGCGGCGCTCACCGGCAAGCACGTCTCCTGGTCGCAGATCGGCGCCCAGTTCTCCAGCCTGAGCTGGCAGATGGTCGCGCTGATGACCGTCGTCTGGCTGGCGAGCCTGCTGGCCTACACGTTCGTGCTGACCGCCTCCCTGCCCGGCCTGACCCACCTTCAGGCGCTGACGCTGAACGCGGCCGGCAGCGCGGTGAGCAACCTGCTCCCGTTCGGTGGCGCGGCCGGGGTGGCGATGACGATCGCGATGACCAAGGGGTGGGGTTTCTCGCTCCGGGCCGTGGTGGTCTCCACGCTCTCCAGCGGCATCTGGAACACCCTCTTCCGGTTCATCCTGCCCGCCGTGGGCATCGTGGCCCTGCTGGTCAGCGGCCAGCGACTCAGCCCGGCCGTGACCAACGCCGGCTGGGTGGGCTCGCTGTCCCTGCTGGCCCTGGTCGCCGTGGTGGCCGCCGCCCTCTACTGGGACCGTGCCGCCGCCGGGCTCGGCCGCGCCCTCGACGCCGCCACGCGGCTGCTCCCGCCCAGGATCCGCCCCGCCGAGCACTCCCCCTCCGGGGCGCTGGAGAAGCTGCGCGCCGACACCTCCGAGGTCGTACGGCACCGCTGGCCGGGACTGACCATCGGCATGATCTTCTTTCTCGGGTTGCAGTGGCTGTTGCTGGTCTGCTGTCTGCAGGCCACCGGCGCCTATCCGGGGCTGGCACAGTCGATCGCCGTGTTCGCCCTGTCCAGGGTGCTGACCAGCGCTCTGGTGACTCCGAGCGGCGCCGGGATCATGGAGGCCGGGACCGTCGGCGCGCTGGTCTTCTTCGGCGCGCCGCTCGATTCCGCGACCGCCGCGGCACTGCTTTTCGGCTTCTGGACCTACACTGTCGAAATCCCCTTCGGCGGCCTGGCGCTCGGCGCGTGGGCGCTTCTGCGCCGGCGTGAGAACGCCGCTTCGGCCCCCGCGAAGGAGCCGATCAGCCGCTAGATTGGGAAATACCTTGTGCGTGATTCGAAGGCCCGCATAGCGTGGCGGCTGACATGGTGGCGTTCCGGGTTCTCGGTCCGGTCGAGGCGCATTCCGGTGATGACGAGCTCGACCTAGGCGGGTTGCGGCAGCGTGCCGTCCTCGCCCGACTGCTGGTGGCACGCGGGCAGGTGGTGCCCGTCGACTCCCTCCTCTACGACCTATGGGCCG
Above is a genomic segment from Streptosporangium album containing:
- a CDS encoding APC family permease, with translation MAEAIVGPGPVQHSLKRVIGRRVLLLFVIGDILGAGIYALVGKVAGYVGGALWVPFLVAFVLAALTASAYAELVGKYPQAAGAALYANKAFNIPFVTFIVAFAVLMSGITSASAAARAFGGDYLGEFVTLPVVVGAFIFLGVVALVNFAGISESIKVNVVLTVIEAFGLLVVIAIGIYALLSGGGEPARALSFHPANGAFLGVLGGTALAFYALLGFEDSVNLAEESKDPQRDYPRALFGGLAVAAVIYMAVAFTATMLVDTETLKSSTGPLLEVVKVAGLAFPPKLFALIALLAVGNTALINMLMASRLVYGMAREGIVPRVFAAVHPTRSSPWVAIVFTVGIAAVLVATGDVGNLADTTVLLLLCVFAMVNVAVLVLRKDRVEHDHYRAPRWMPALGAVVCLVLALPFTGRGGDVYLRAGVLIAVGVVLWFVNRLFLAGQGDRPEVTSEGKAAS
- a CDS encoding glycosyltransferase family 4 protein; the encoded protein is MRILHVSDCYLPRLGGIEVQVGDLVRMQREAGHEVEVATATPGEPLSGVYRIVAKLPFDLPVHPFGVGHLLRLMRARHPDVVHVHTGAVSPFAWMGVRAAVRLGLPVVVTVHSMWDPVTRALYRGLRMLFEWHRWGLVGTAVSEAAALPIRGVAGRKVPVNVVSNGLDVSGWRSSAVVRREPDDKAVHVVAVGRLAPRKQPVRLLRLLKEARARVPQETPMRATIVGDGPARSQMERYLRANGMGGWVSLPGRYSRDQIRELLFSADVFVAPAPRESFGLAALEARAAGVPVVARAQSGVADFVRPGKEGLLGRSFEDLVASVARLAGDRELRESIAAHNRETEPVRSSWPMVLEGFEQCYRQARTGRG
- a CDS encoding PIG-L deacetylase family protein, which translates into the protein MFFHAHPDDEALLTAGTMAMLAAEGHRVVLVVATSGERGQADLAPGEALAAARIAELYKSAAALGCARVVNLGYGDSGLAPGGGIADDRPDNAFIDADAEEAARRLAAVLTEEDADLLTTYDPAGGYGHPDHVQVHRVGGRAAEIAGTPIVLEATVNRDPLLKGLRLVRRFYPQLDIRSFEQAYSPGEVITHRVGVRRFARQKRASMAAHASQATGADTRTLGVMLKIPHPLYRLVFGTEWYVRRGLPTGTRLRHPFEVPSKG
- a CDS encoding lysylphosphatidylglycerol synthase domain-containing protein; the encoded protein is MKNRWVQVGLSVVSLALAATLVRFLPQIVAALTGKHVSWSQIGAQFSSLSWQMVALMTVVWLASLLAYTFVLTASLPGLTHLQALTLNAAGSAVSNLLPFGGAAGVAMTIAMTKGWGFSLRAVVVSTLSSGIWNTLFRFILPAVGIVALLVSGQRLSPAVTNAGWVGSLSLLALVAVVAAALYWDRAAAGLGRALDAATRLLPPRIRPAEHSPSGALEKLRADTSEVVRHRWPGLTIGMIFFLGLQWLLLVCCLQATGAYPGLAQSIAVFALSRVLTSALVTPSGAGIMEAGTVGALVFFGAPLDSATAAALLFGFWTYTVEIPFGGLALGAWALLRRRENAASAPAKEPISR